In Symmachiella dynata, the following are encoded in one genomic region:
- a CDS encoding bifunctional riboflavin kinase/FAD synthetase — protein sequence MQLQHGFQNPDSYRHGFVSIGNFDGVHCGHRGMISALVEKARGGGVPSVVFTFDPHPITLLRPGSTPPPLSTVQRKAQLIEELGVDCMIVYPTDQELLDLTPREFFERIILQEIAASGMVEGPNFFFGRDRAGDIHKLHEFCDEAGLDLKIVQPVGLGGRMVSSTAIRGLIATGHVSKAAELLGHRYRIQGTVSRGAMRGAQLGFPTANLEAIPTVIPCDGVYAAIGILGDQRLPAAVNVGPNPTFGEMQRKLEVHLIDFSGDLYGQSLGVEFVERLRATTSFAGIDPLKEQLALDIAQARTLATAAIQESARPSGEV from the coding sequence ATGCAACTCCAACACGGTTTCCAAAATCCCGATAGCTACCGCCATGGATTTGTTTCCATTGGCAACTTTGATGGTGTGCATTGTGGGCATCGGGGGATGATTTCGGCTTTGGTGGAGAAGGCGCGGGGTGGGGGGGTGCCTTCGGTTGTGTTTACGTTTGATCCGCATCCAATCACGTTGTTGAGGCCTGGGTCGACGCCGCCGCCGCTCAGTACTGTGCAGCGTAAGGCGCAGTTGATTGAAGAGTTGGGGGTCGATTGCATGATCGTTTACCCCACGGATCAGGAATTGTTGGATCTCACGCCGCGGGAGTTCTTTGAGCGAATCATTCTCCAGGAGATCGCCGCTAGTGGAATGGTGGAGGGGCCGAACTTTTTTTTCGGACGGGACCGTGCGGGGGATATTCACAAGTTACACGAGTTCTGCGACGAAGCGGGACTCGATCTGAAAATTGTGCAGCCGGTCGGGCTGGGCGGTCGTATGGTCTCTTCCACAGCGATTCGCGGCTTGATCGCTACGGGACATGTCTCTAAAGCGGCGGAATTATTGGGGCATCGGTATCGCATTCAAGGGACGGTTTCTCGGGGGGCGATGCGCGGCGCGCAACTTGGTTTTCCGACCGCGAATTTGGAAGCGATTCCCACGGTCATCCCCTGTGATGGGGTTTATGCGGCGATCGGCATCTTGGGAGATCAACGCTTGCCGGCGGCGGTCAATGTCGGGCCGAACCCCACATTCGGCGAAATGCAACGCAAGTTAGAGGTGCACTTGATCGACTTTTCCGGCGACTTGTATGGACAATCGTTGGGGGTGGAATTTGTGGAACGGTTGCGGGCCACGACTTCCTTTGCAGGCATCGATCCACTAAAAGAGCAATTGGCGCTCGATATCGCACAGGCCCGTACATTGGCCACGGCAGCGATACAGGAATCGGCGCGCCCCTCCGGCGAAGTCTAA
- a CDS encoding DHH family phosphoesterase, which translates to MTIDWEPLGKIINDHQRFVLTSHVRPDADALGSEIGMARILVALGKQVKIVNQSPTPPRLGFIDTEGWICQLGKQATAEEALDTDVHIILDTSAWGQLQDMGKILGKTDAVKVVIDHHVSSDDLGAIVFKNTAAAATGEMVYELAVALGYTVDAIAATALYCAIVTDTGWFRFPSSTVNTMRVGAALMELGANPAALYEQLYEQYSLARMRLAGRSLQRITPEFDGLLTHTYIRWDDYAETGAVPPDTEDLVNECMRIAGAQAAFILIEQSNRQVKCSFRSRVGINVAAVAEQFGGGGHQQAAGTILPGPISDARQKVLAALRPVMEQVKKAGG; encoded by the coding sequence ATGACGATCGACTGGGAGCCGCTGGGCAAGATTATTAACGACCATCAGCGATTTGTGCTGACCAGCCACGTGCGCCCCGATGCCGATGCACTCGGCTCGGAAATCGGCATGGCCCGCATTCTGGTCGCGTTGGGCAAGCAGGTGAAGATCGTCAATCAATCACCCACGCCACCGCGATTGGGGTTTATTGATACCGAAGGTTGGATTTGCCAACTCGGTAAGCAGGCGACGGCCGAAGAAGCCCTTGATACCGATGTGCACATCATTCTCGATACCAGCGCCTGGGGCCAGTTGCAGGATATGGGCAAAATCCTGGGCAAGACTGATGCCGTGAAGGTCGTCATCGATCACCATGTGAGTAGCGATGACCTGGGCGCGATCGTGTTCAAAAACACCGCTGCCGCCGCGACCGGTGAGATGGTTTACGAATTAGCGGTCGCTTTGGGATACACAGTCGATGCGATTGCAGCGACAGCCTTATATTGCGCGATAGTGACCGATACGGGGTGGTTTCGTTTTCCCTCGTCGACGGTGAACACCATGCGCGTCGGTGCCGCACTTATGGAATTGGGAGCAAACCCGGCAGCGCTGTATGAACAACTTTATGAACAGTATTCCCTGGCTCGTATGCGCTTGGCGGGGCGGTCGCTGCAACGGATCACGCCGGAATTCGACGGGCTCCTGACGCATACCTACATCCGCTGGGACGACTATGCGGAGACCGGCGCCGTTCCCCCCGATACCGAAGATCTGGTCAATGAGTGCATGCGAATTGCCGGGGCGCAGGCGGCGTTTATTTTGATTGAACAAAGTAACCGGCAGGTGAAATGCAGTTTTCGTAGCCGCGTCGGAATCAACGTGGCAGCCGTGGCGGAACAATTTGGAGGTGGGGGGCACCAACAAGCGGCCGGCACGATATTGCCGGGGCCGATCAGCGACGCGCGGCAGAAGGTGCTAGCTGCGCTGCGACCGGTAATGGAACAAGTGAAGAAGGCCGGGGGTTAG